A single genomic interval of Aegicerativicinus sediminis harbors:
- a CDS encoding Gfo/Idh/MocA family protein, with amino-acid sequence MSSRRKFIQTSLLAGAGLSLPYGLTASELGSYKKNVKPSDQLNFGVIGANGMGWANMKAHFKLPEVNCIGIADVDKNVLDRRYLELEKERRKKPKLYTDYRKLLENKDVDVIIIGTPDHWHCLNMCDAVSAGKHVYVEKPIANSIEECQLMVKAQERYGKVVQVGQWQRSGSQYHEAIQYVKSGELGNIRLVKCWAYQGWMNPVPVLPDQNPPEGVDYDMWLGPAPKRPFNLNRFHFNFRWFWDYAGGLMTDWGVHEIDIALHAMGAKAPKSIMASGGKLAYPDDASETPDTLQTVYEYDGFNMLWEHATGINGGNYGTTEGIAFIGNNATLVVNRGGWWVIPESENKEGNRVDKIPAVPHTKGSGSALEHHAANFVEAVKANDPSILNCAIQTGSIAAINAQMGNIAYKTGKKIYWDSLNNKFDDVAANKLMKAQYHNGWKLPNI; translated from the coding sequence ATGTCATCACGCAGAAAATTTATTCAAACTAGTCTCCTAGCGGGAGCAGGGCTTAGCCTGCCCTATGGTTTAACAGCCTCGGAATTAGGATCATACAAAAAAAATGTAAAGCCTTCAGACCAACTTAATTTTGGGGTGATTGGAGCCAATGGTATGGGGTGGGCCAATATGAAAGCACATTTTAAATTGCCTGAGGTAAATTGTATCGGTATAGCTGATGTGGATAAGAATGTGTTAGATAGAAGGTATTTGGAACTAGAAAAAGAAAGACGTAAAAAACCAAAATTATATACAGACTATCGCAAATTATTAGAAAATAAAGACGTTGATGTTATAATTATTGGCACACCAGATCATTGGCATTGTCTTAATATGTGCGATGCTGTTTCTGCAGGGAAACACGTGTATGTTGAAAAACCTATAGCTAATTCCATAGAAGAATGTCAATTAATGGTGAAAGCGCAAGAGCGATATGGGAAAGTTGTGCAAGTTGGTCAATGGCAACGTTCCGGTTCACAATACCATGAGGCGATACAATATGTGAAATCTGGTGAATTAGGAAATATCAGACTTGTAAAATGCTGGGCATACCAAGGTTGGATGAACCCGGTTCCGGTCCTACCAGATCAAAATCCGCCTGAAGGCGTTGATTATGACATGTGGTTAGGACCTGCTCCCAAAAGACCTTTTAATCTTAATAGATTTCACTTTAATTTCAGATGGTTCTGGGATTATGCAGGAGGATTAATGACAGATTGGGGGGTTCACGAAATAGACATTGCTCTACATGCAATGGGTGCTAAGGCACCGAAATCTATCATGGCTTCTGGTGGAAAACTTGCATATCCTGATGATGCATCTGAAACGCCCGATACTTTACAGACGGTTTACGAATATGATGGATTTAATATGTTGTGGGAGCATGCTACTGGAATTAATGGCGGAAACTATGGTACTACTGAAGGTATAGCCTTTATAGGAAACAATGCAACTTTGGTGGTCAATCGTGGCGGATGGTGGGTCATCCCAGAATCGGAAAACAAAGAAGGCAATCGAGTAGATAAAATACCCGCAGTACCCCATACCAAAGGGTCTGGTAGTGCTTTGGAACATCATGCTGCTAATTTTGTAGAAGCAGTAAAAGCTAACGACCCCAGCATTCTTAATTGTGCAATTCAAACTGGAAGCATAGCCGCAATTAATGCTCAAATGGGAAACATTGCCTATAAAACTGGCAAGAAAATTTATTGGGATTCCTTGAATAATAAATTTGATGACGTCGCGGCTAACAAATTAATGAAAGCACAATATCATAATGGCTGGAAATTACCAAACATTTAA
- a CDS encoding serine hydrolase domain-containing protein produces MNRFQFLKKPGFLAITIFTLSSSAHKAEFTDEARKFNSINLGEVVEERLAKDELFNRQKLEIQTAIDSYFKKAIASGDIIGAGVSIVKGDSIVLDSGYGKRKVNESETINGQTVFRLGSISKGFAGVLAGKLKEEGKIDWNDKVVEYIPEFNFSNREFSEKITLSHILSHTSGAPYHSYTDLVESGLSLENIAPRFQTVKPISEPGKMYSYQNALFALSGTVMECATGETINEELDNYFFKPLGMLTASTDYTSLKENDNVAYPHRLYGKGWRSVKLTDKYFNAVAAGGVNASALDMAKWMRFLLGHNTNLMSKQALSEVFQPFIQVKGRSKYYQRWPGHVSSYYAFGWRIHKFKDENSEAEKTIIHHGGSVNHYRNEIAIYPEDDLGICVLFNSTPKIVSHVIPDLYEIVTKILSEKTEGNS; encoded by the coding sequence ATGAACCGCTTTCAATTCTTAAAAAAGCCTGGATTTCTTGCTATTACAATTTTTACCCTCAGTAGTAGTGCCCATAAAGCCGAATTTACAGATGAGGCGAGGAAATTTAATTCCATCAATTTAGGGGAGGTTGTTGAAGAACGGTTAGCAAAGGACGAACTTTTCAATAGGCAGAAATTAGAAATTCAAACTGCGATTGACTCTTATTTTAAGAAAGCCATTGCAAGCGGAGATATTATTGGTGCTGGGGTTAGTATCGTTAAAGGGGATTCAATAGTGTTAGATTCAGGATACGGAAAACGAAAGGTGAATGAATCAGAAACCATAAATGGCCAAACTGTTTTCAGATTAGGTTCGATCTCCAAAGGTTTTGCAGGTGTTTTGGCAGGAAAGTTAAAAGAGGAAGGGAAAATAGATTGGAATGATAAAGTAGTGGAATACATCCCCGAATTTAATTTTTCAAATAGAGAATTCTCAGAAAAAATTACTCTTTCACATATTTTATCACACACCTCTGGTGCGCCATATCATAGTTATACTGATCTTGTTGAAAGTGGCCTTTCTCTCGAAAATATAGCTCCTAGGTTTCAAACGGTTAAACCTATTAGTGAACCGGGTAAAATGTATAGTTATCAAAATGCCTTATTTGCATTGAGTGGTACGGTCATGGAATGTGCTACTGGCGAAACAATTAATGAAGAGCTCGATAATTACTTTTTTAAGCCACTGGGAATGTTAACGGCTTCTACGGATTATACATCATTGAAGGAAAATGATAATGTCGCATATCCTCATAGACTTTACGGGAAAGGTTGGAGATCTGTAAAACTTACAGACAAGTATTTTAATGCTGTTGCTGCAGGTGGAGTTAATGCTAGCGCTTTAGACATGGCCAAATGGATGAGATTCCTTTTAGGGCATAATACCAATTTAATGTCAAAACAGGCTCTTTCTGAGGTTTTTCAACCTTTTATTCAAGTTAAAGGTAGAAGCAAGTACTATCAGCGTTGGCCAGGACATGTGTCTTCTTATTATGCCTTTGGCTGGAGGATACACAAATTTAAAGATGAAAATTCTGAGGCAGAAAAAACAATTATACATCACGGAGGCAGCGTAAATCACTATCGCAACGAGATTGCAATATATCCAGAAGATGATTTAGGCATATGTGTTCTATTTAATTCTACACCTAAGATTGTGTCTCACGTTATTCCTGATTTATATGAAATTGTAACTAAAATCTTGTCTGAAAAGACGGAAGGTAATAGTTAA
- a CDS encoding ion channel translates to MIRFFLAISVLLINFPLAAQNEAEVPVTIDTLKIGIYDSPPFVHFNENGGLEGVSVWLWERLNGEIDQPFKLLKYEGDHPLYDILNDLEKGAIDFTINPLTITSERHKYLDYTVPFYVGDLTLAKQTETSYESVVEFLHIFFNKNILFLTLIMVASVFAFGLVIWLVEKKNLHFERGWRGLLSSFWWSAVTMTTVGYGDKVPISSLGRLIAFIWMLFSLVIIGLYTATITSNLTVKKLTNDNLQIENFRQLEVGTVEASATSTYLNRNFFNKLTTYPDLKIGLEALNKGEIDYFAYDEPWLAHQLYTNPKYADLEIMPIRFNLQLYSMGMRKGLKPELKENLSERLLFLMEGREWQMLLENYNLKEY, encoded by the coding sequence ATGATCAGATTCTTTTTGGCAATAAGTGTTCTGTTGATCAATTTCCCGCTGGCAGCTCAAAACGAGGCGGAAGTTCCAGTAACTATTGATACGTTAAAAATAGGTATCTATGATTCTCCGCCTTTTGTGCATTTTAATGAGAATGGAGGGTTAGAAGGGGTAAGTGTATGGCTATGGGAACGACTTAATGGAGAAATAGACCAACCTTTTAAATTATTAAAGTATGAAGGTGACCACCCATTATATGATATTTTAAACGATTTAGAAAAGGGCGCTATTGATTTTACCATAAATCCTCTAACAATTACAAGTGAACGACATAAATACCTTGATTATACTGTTCCGTTTTATGTAGGCGATTTAACTTTAGCGAAACAGACTGAAACCTCTTATGAATCTGTAGTAGAATTTTTGCATATTTTTTTCAATAAGAATATTCTGTTTCTAACCTTGATAATGGTAGCCTCGGTATTTGCGTTTGGTTTAGTTATTTGGTTGGTAGAAAAGAAAAACTTGCATTTTGAAAGAGGATGGAGAGGGCTTCTATCAAGTTTTTGGTGGTCGGCAGTTACAATGACTACCGTTGGATATGGTGATAAAGTGCCAATTTCAAGTTTAGGTAGACTAATTGCATTTATATGGATGTTATTTTCCTTGGTAATTATTGGTTTATATACGGCTACAATTACTTCAAACCTTACGGTGAAAAAATTAACGAATGATAATCTTCAAATAGAAAATTTTCGTCAATTAGAAGTTGGTACCGTGGAAGCCTCGGCAACCTCTACCTATCTAAATCGAAATTTCTTTAATAAATTAACTACTTACCCCGATTTAAAAATAGGATTAGAGGCCTTAAATAAAGGGGAAATTGATTATTTCGCCTACGACGAACCCTGGCTTGCCCATCAACTTTATACTAATCCCAAGTACGCTGATCTAGAAATTATGCCAATCAGATTTAATCTCCAGTTGTATTCTATGGGAATGAGGAAGGGGTTAAAACCTGAATTAAAGGAAAATTTGTCAGAAAGACTATTGTTCTTAATGGAAGGTCGAGAATGGCAAATGCTGCTTGAAAATTACAATTTGAAGGAGTATTAA
- a CDS encoding DUF3124 domain-containing protein, whose protein sequence is MRHILFIYLFISLISCEKEKEYSSINPINWEKRTVPYSLSDSLEQGSTYLSIYSQIYSLTEHQTHNLTATVSMRNINKSDSIFITKAEYFHTDGTPIRTYFQKPIYIAPMEAVEIVIDEIDAEGGTGANFIFDWKKDKDSNDPYFEGVMISTSGQQGLSFTTQGIKIE, encoded by the coding sequence ATGCGCCACATCTTATTCATTTATTTGTTTATTTCTTTAATCTCTTGTGAAAAAGAAAAGGAATACAGCTCCATCAATCCGATAAACTGGGAGAAACGAACAGTGCCATATTCCCTGAGTGATTCTTTAGAACAAGGGAGCACTTATCTGTCCATTTATTCTCAAATTTATAGTTTAACTGAGCATCAGACCCATAATCTCACAGCTACCGTAAGCATGAGAAACATCAATAAAAGTGATAGTATTTTTATTACCAAGGCTGAATATTTTCATACCGACGGTACGCCCATTCGTACTTACTTCCAAAAACCCATTTACATCGCCCCGATGGAAGCCGTTGAAATTGTTATCGATGAAATTGATGCTGAAGGTGGAACAGGTGCCAATTTTATTTTCGACTGGAAAAAGGATAAAGATTCTAACGACCCCTATTTTGAAGGTGTCATGATTTCCACTTCAGGTCAACAAGGGCTTTCATTTACAACCCAAGGCATTAAAATTGAATAA